The following coding sequences lie in one Cotesia glomerata isolate CgM1 linkage group LG5, MPM_Cglom_v2.3, whole genome shotgun sequence genomic window:
- the LOC123266086 gene encoding uncharacterized protein LOC123266086 gives MIPYSKYAWAVPIKNKSANDVTKTMDSILKHGRIPKNLHVNQGKEFYNQEFRNLMKKTLQTNMWRKFTARGTYKWIDMIDDLVNTYNNTKHRTIKMKPSDIIVDNEQDLKKKLFGVFRASKPGDRWREIFAGREPFGKFYSPKFIAEKSTSTTETIFPVEAIQKGKRQGTQLPRVRLYQVGKNRSPNQCQTPPVGTTVGKTDKTNH, from the exons ATGATTCCTTAttcaaaa TACGCTTGGGCTGTgcctataaaaaataaaagtgctAATGATGTAACCAAAACAATGGATTCTATATTAAAACACGGAAGAATTCCAAAAAATCTGCATGTTAATCAAGgcaaagaattttataatcaaGAATTCCGTAATCTtatgaaaaa AACACTTCAAACTAATATGTGGCGAAAATTCACAGCTCGTGGTACTTATAAGTGGATCGACATGATTGATGATTTAGTGAATACTTACAACAACACTAAACATagaacaataaaaatgaaacctTCAGATATAATTGTTGATAATGAACAagacttgaaaaaaa AATTATTTGGCGTTTTCCGAGCTTCGAAACCCGGCGATAGATGGCGAGAAATTTTCGCTGGGAGAGAACCGTTTGGGAAATTTTATAGTCCCAAATTTATCGCAGAAAAGTCAACCAGTACCACCGAGACGATTTTCCCTGTGGAGGCTATCCAGAAGGGAAAACGACAAGGAACTCAGTTACCCAGAGTACGGCTGTACCAAG TCGGTAAAAATCGATCACCAAATCAATGCCAAACACCGCCAGTCGGTACAACAGTAGGTAAAACAGATAAAACCAATCACTAA